The Ziziphus jujuba cultivar Dongzao chromosome 7, ASM3175591v1 genome includes a region encoding these proteins:
- the LOC125423688 gene encoding expansin-B15, translated as MFRQWLQGGATWYGSPSGGGSDGGACGFNYAVENPPFYKMVSAGGPSLYNNGNGCGACYRVKCTDNQACSRRPVTITITDECPGCVAEPFHFDLSGTAFGALAKPGQADNLRNAGVLQLLFRRVKCKYPGVTIAFHVDAGSNPFYFAMVSEYEDGDGDLGAVELKQSGGDRELWHPMQHSWGATWMLNLGSQLQPPFSIRLTTLTLHHTLVAHNVIPFNCQPGQTYRSWVNFKT; from the exons ATGTTTAGGCAGTGGTTGCAGGGCGGAGCTACGTGGTATGGAAGCCCAAGTGGTGGAGGGAGTGATg GAGGAGCTTGTGGGTTTAATTATGCCGTAGAGAATCCCCCTTTCTACAAAATGGTATCAGCAGGAGGCCCTTCTTTATACAATAACGGCAATGGTTGTGGAGCTTGTTATCGG GTGAAATGCACAGATAACCAAGCATGCTCCAGGAGACCCGTGACTATAACTATAACAGACGAATGCCCTGGGTGTGTCGCCGAGCCATTTCATTTTGATCTAAGCGGTACTGCTTTTGGAGCCCTGGCTAAGCCTGGTCAAGCTGATAATTTGCGCAATGCTGGAGTCCTGCAACTACTGTTTAGAAG AGTTAAATGCAAATATCCTGGTGTGACAATAGCGTTCCATGTTGATGCTGGATCCAACCCCTTCTATTTTGCTATGGTAAGCGAATACGAGGACGGTGACGGTGATCTGGGTGCTGTTGAACTCAAACAGAGCGGTGGTGATCGGGAGTTATGGCATCCCATGCAGCATAGTTGGGGTGCAACTTGGATGCTCAACTTAGGCTCACAGTTACAGCCTCCCTTCTCCATCCGCTTAACCACACTCACATTGCATCACACTCTTGTGGCTCACAATGTCATTCCCTTCAATTGCCAGCCCGGCCAAACTTACCGATCTTGGGTTAATTTTAAAACCTGA